Below is a window of Rhizobium jaguaris DNA.
ACGGCCGGCGCCGTGGTCAATGTCTATGCTGAGCGGCAGGTGCAGCAGCGGTCGCCCTTTGCAGGTGATCCCTTCTTCGAACAATTCTTCGGCCAGCGCATGCCGAATCGCACGGAGAAGCAGGCTTCGCTCGGTTCCGGCGTCATTGTCGAAGCGAACGGCACGGTCATCACCAACAATCACGTCATCGACGGCGCCGACGACATCAAGATCGCGCTGTCCGACGGCCGCGAGTTCCCCTGCAAGGTCGTGCTGAAGGATGATCGAGTCGATCTCGCTGTCTTGAAGATCCAATCCAAGAACGAGAGTTTCCCGATCCTGCCGATCGGCAATTCCGATGCCGTCGAAGTGGGCGATCTCGTGCTGGCGATCGGCAATCCCTTCGGCGTCGGCCAGACGGTGACGAGCGGCATAGTGTCGGCGCTGGCCCGCAACCAGGTGAAGAACGAAGTCGGCTTCTTCATCCAGACCGATGCCTCGATCAATCCCGGCAACTCCGGCGGTGCTTTGGCGAATATGTCGGGCGAACTGATCGGCCTCAACACGGCCATCTTTTCCCAGGGCGGTGGCTCCAACGGCATCGGCTTCGCCATCCCCGCCAACTTGGTCAAGGTGTTTCTCGCTGCCGCCGATCGCGGCGACAAGACCTTCGGTCGCCCCTATATCGGCGCCTCTTTCGAACCGGTGACATCAGACGTTGCCGAGGCGCTCGGCCTCGACAAGGTGCGCGGTGCGCTGGTGACCAAGGTGGTTGATGGCGGGCCGGCGGCGAAGGCCGGCCTGAAGGCCGGCGAGGTCGTTACGGCCGTCAACAATATCCCGGTCGAGCATCCGGACGCGCTTGGTTACCGTCTGACGACTGCCGGTCTCGGCGCCACCGTTGATTTGACCGTTCTGGACAACGGCAAAGAACTGCACGACAGCATGATGCTCGCGGCGGCACCTGAATCCACTCCGCGGGATGAGAAGCTGATTCAAGGCAATAATCCCTTCTCGGGCGCGACCGTCGCCAACCTCTCGCCGCGCGTCGCCGACGAGCTGCATTTGCCGACGGATTCGAGCGGCGTCGTCGTCGAGAACCTGAAAGCGGATTCGCCAGCCGATCGGCTTGGATTTGCGCCGAAAGATATCGTTATTTCCATCAACGGCGTCAACATCACCTCGACGGACGTGCTGCAGCAGGCCGTCAACGGCAATCCCAGCTTCTGGCGCGTCGAAATCGAGCGCGACGGTCAGCGCATCCGGCAGTTCTTCCGATGAGTGATGACCTATTTGCACCGCGGATACCGGAGGAGGTCGCCAATAGGCGGCCTCTTGCCGATCGTCTGCGGCCGCAAACCTTGGCCGATGTCACTGGTCAGCCACATCTGACCGGCGAGGACGGCGCGCTGCGGCGGATGATCGATTCCGGCTCGCTCGGTTCGATGATTTTCTGGGGGCCGCCCGGTACCGGCAAGACGACGGTGGCGCGGCTATTGTCGGGCGAGGCAGGTCTGGCCTTCGAACAGATCTCGGCAATCTTCTCCGGCGTCGCCGATCTGAAGAAGGTGTTCGAAGCTGCGCGCTTGCGCCGGATGGACGGCCGTCAGACGCTGCTGTTCGTCGATGAGATCCATCGCTTCAACCGCGCCCAGCAGGATAGCTTCCTGCCAGTCATGGAGGACGGTACCGTCATTCTGGTCGGCGCCACCACTGAGAACCCGTCCTTCGAGCTCAACGCCGCTCTTCTGTCCCGTGCACGCGTCCTGACCTTTCGCTCTCATGACGA
It encodes the following:
- a CDS encoding DegQ family serine endoprotease, with the protein product MQVLLKRTAVSMIALIMTMPLSAEAQTAKSVPQSQMQMQLSFAPLVKQTAGAVVNVYAERQVQQRSPFAGDPFFEQFFGQRMPNRTEKQASLGSGVIVEANGTVITNNHVIDGADDIKIALSDGREFPCKVVLKDDRVDLAVLKIQSKNESFPILPIGNSDAVEVGDLVLAIGNPFGVGQTVTSGIVSALARNQVKNEVGFFIQTDASINPGNSGGALANMSGELIGLNTAIFSQGGGSNGIGFAIPANLVKVFLAAADRGDKTFGRPYIGASFEPVTSDVAEALGLDKVRGALVTKVVDGGPAAKAGLKAGEVVTAVNNIPVEHPDALGYRLTTAGLGATVDLTVLDNGKELHDSMMLAAAPESTPRDEKLIQGNNPFSGATVANLSPRVADELHLPTDSSGVVVENLKADSPADRLGFAPKDIVISINGVNITSTDVLQQAVNGNPSFWRVEIERDGQRIRQFFR